The Montipora capricornis isolate CH-2021 chromosome 6, ASM3666992v2, whole genome shotgun sequence genome has a window encoding:
- the LOC138051041 gene encoding lambda-crystallin-like, with amino-acid sequence MYIVGFDCNNPLSKGVFLLFQECTTENLELKKKVFDSLDNCITSCETILASSTSCIVPSKFTESLKHRDQCIVAHPINPPYYVPLVEVVPAPWTDSRTIDETVAIMKEIGQSPVVMKKEVNGFLLNRLQYAVIMEAWRLVEDGVCSAEDVEITMTEGLGLRYSLLGPFETMQLNANGIRDYCERYGANIENVCKEQGGPRSLGGDTLDKLEKELGKTLPLDQLDKRRELRDRRLAALAIHRRQEKEEN; translated from the exons ATGTACATTGTAGGCTTTGATTGTAACAACCCACTCAG TAAAggtgtttttcttctctttcaggAATGCACCACAGAAAATCTCGAATTAAAGAAGAAGGTCTTTGACAGCCTCGACAACTGCATTACATCTTGTGAGACCATATTGGCAAGCTCTACGTCCTGTATTGTTCCCTCAAAATTCACTGAATCTTTGAAGCATCGTGACCAATGTATTGTAGCCCATCCA ATTAACCCTCCATATTATGTACCACTGGTGGAGGTTGTACCTGCACCATGGACAGACAGTAGAACCATAGATGAGACAGTTGcaataatgaaagaaattggACAGTCACCTGTAGTTATGAAGAAGGAAGTCAATGGATTCCTTTTGAATCGTTTGCAATATGCTGTAATCATGGAGGCCTGGAGACTAgttgag GATGGTGTTTGTTCTGCAGAAGACGTTGAAATCACTATGACTGAAGGTCTTGGACTGCGTTACTCTCTGCTGGGTCCCTTTGAAACCATGCAGCTGAATGCAAATG GAATCAGAGATTACTGTGAGAGATATGGAGCCAAcattgaaaatgtttgtaaggAGCAGGGCGGACCACGTTCGCTGGGCGGCGATACATTAGACAAACTTGAGAAAGAACTTGGGAAAACACTGCCCTTAGATCAACTGGACAAGAGAAGGGAGTTAAGAGATCGACGTCTTGCAGCATTAGCCATTCACAGAcgtcaagaaaaagaagaaaattaa